From Candidatus Paceibacterota bacterium, the proteins below share one genomic window:
- the rpe gene encoding ribulose-phosphate 3-epimerase — translation MIIAPSLLAADYGRLAREVRRVNTSGADWLHLDIMDGHFVPNISFGPAVVQTIRPLSKLFFDAHLMCSKPEILLDPFARAGADQMSIHVELGEAVTPLLWKIKSLGRKVGLAINPPTAISMVQPYLEQIDYLLIMTVNPGFGGQSFIYETLPKIQQADAWRRDKGLDYKIGVDGGIDFKTSAECARAGADTFISGTTLFGRPSLGAAVRKMRKIVELAASKANSAPATATVNSESKAERYVL, via the coding sequence ATGATTATAGCGCCATCGCTGTTGGCAGCGGATTACGGCCGGCTAGCCCGCGAAGTAAGACGTGTGAACACCTCCGGCGCCGACTGGCTGCACCTCGATATCATGGACGGCCATTTCGTGCCGAATATTTCCTTTGGCCCGGCAGTGGTGCAGACAATCCGCCCACTCTCAAAGCTCTTCTTCGACGCTCACCTGATGTGCTCCAAGCCCGAGATTCTGCTCGATCCGTTCGCCCGGGCCGGCGCAGACCAAATGAGCATTCACGTGGAACTGGGAGAGGCCGTTACCCCGTTGCTCTGGAAGATAAAGTCGCTAGGCCGAAAGGTCGGCCTGGCTATTAATCCGCCCACGGCCATTTCCATGGTTCAGCCCTACCTTGAACAGATTGACTACCTGCTGATTATGACCGTCAACCCCGGCTTTGGCGGGCAGTCGTTCATATACGAAACGCTCCCAAAGATCCAACAGGCCGACGCCTGGCGGCGCGATAAGGGTCTCGACTACAAGATCGGCGTGGATGGCGGGATTGACTTCAAAACCTCAGCCGAATGCGCGCGCGCCGGAGCCGACACGTTCATAAGTGGCACCACCCTCTTCGGCCGTCCGAGTTTGGGTGCGGCGGTAAGGAAAATGCGCAAGATCGTTGAGCTTGCTGCCTCTAAGGCCAATAGTGCCCCGGCCACGGCCACCGTGAATTCAGAATCCAAGGCTGAGCGATACGTTCTTTAG